CGTTCCAGGCCGCGGAGCCCTGCTCGAGGGCCCGGAGTCCGAAGCGCAGCACGGTGAGGGGGTGCCGCGGGACGTGGAGCAGGGCGTCCGTGGCGAAGTCCGCGACCTGGTCGGCGCTGCGTGCGAGGGGTGCCATGAGGTTCCGGAACGCCGGCCCGTCGAGCCCGAGGGCCGCCGCCGTCCGGTCGATGTCCTGGTAGGCGATGCCGGCGTCACCCCGGTCGAGCGGGTGCCCGTACTGCACCTCGGGCAGCCGGAGCTCGATGCGGTCCTCCATGCGGAACAGCCGGAAGAACTCGGAATGCAGCGCCATCGGGTGCACGGCGGAGCAGACGTCGTGGTGGAAGCCCGGCAGCGTGAGCTCGGCCGTCCGGGCGCCGCCGCCGATCGTGTCGTTCCGCTCGACGACCTCGACCGACAGGCCCGCGCGTGCGAGCGTCACCGCCGCCGCGAGTCCGTTCGGTCCGGCTCCGACGACCACCGCATCCACCATGGGTCGAGCCTAGGGACCGGTGGCCTCGGGTGCGGTCAGGGGCGAGCGGCGTCCGCGTCGGCCGGGTCGGTGCCCTCGTCGGGGGCGTCGAGGTCGTCCGGTTCGTCGGCGTCCGCCGGGGTCGTCGCGGGCGACTCCCCCAGCGGGTGCTCGGCGAGCAGCGCCGCGAAGTCCTCGTCGAGCATCTGCTGCACGCGCTCGTCCCGACCGACCTCGTAGCCCTCGGTCGGACGCTGCGCCCACCCGAGCCGCCCGACGACGGTCGTGCCGATGTCGTCCCACGCCCGTGCCCGCGCCTGCAGGACGATCCCGTCGACGAAGCCCTGGTCGTCCCGGCGACGGTCGAGCATCGTCGCGAGCTGCTCGTACGTGGCCTCACGGGTGCGGAGCTTCAGGTCGTCGCCGCGCTTGTAGTCGTGCTGGTGCCGCGACCGGCCCTTCTGCTTGCTCGAGGTCGCGCGGATCTCCCGCATCCGGGCGGCGTCCCCGCGCTCCTCCTCGGCCATGCGGTGCAGTTCCTCGCGCGTGGCCTCGGCGATCACGGCGTGGTCGAAGTACCCCTGGTCACGCAGGGAGTTCGTGATGATCCGGTTCGCCACGGCGACCACGATCGCGGCCTTCGCGATGAGGAACCCCCCGTCCACGGCACGCTTCAACTCCACCTGGCTCACGGGGCGGTCGCGCACGTCGTGCTTGTTGCGTCGTCCGAACAGGGCCATGCTCCGACGATACCGGCGCTCGGCCGTCCGTCCGCAGGGGGACCCGGGGATCACACCGCGGAGGGACGCACGACCGTCGGCGGATCCGTACCGTCGAGGACATGGACACCACGCCGCACTCCCCCCGCACCGGTCTCGGGACCGCGAGCCTCGTCCTCGGCATCTGCTCGCTCCTGGCCGGCTGGACGTTCCTCGCCCCGGTCGTCGGACTGTGCCTGGGCATCGCGTCGCGGAGCCGGGAGCCACTGGCCCGCGGCCGCGCCGGCTGGGGCATCCTGCTCAACCTCGTCGCGCTCGCGGTCTGGGTCCTGCTCGTCGTGCTCCTGGTGGTCGGCGGAGCCTTCGCACTGTGGACCGGAGCGACCCAGGGCCGCTGACCCGGCACGCGCGCAGGCCCGTCCGCACGAGCCCGCGCAGCCACGTAGCCACGCAGCGTCAGAACACCAGGCCGTACACCGCGACGTCGATCCGCCGAGGACCGAGCGGCAACGCACTCCGCAGGGTCCCCTCGTGCACGAAGCCGAGGCGTTCCGCGAGCGCTCGGCTCCGGACGTTGTCGACGCCGGTCCGGATCTCCACCCGCGCCGCCCGGCGTTCGCGGGCGACCCCCACGAGCACGGACGCAGCACGCCGCACGATCCCCCGGCCCTCGAAGTCGGCATCGATCCAGTAGCCGAGCGACGCCTGCCCGAGGTACGGGTCGACCGCCAGGGACGCCACCCCGACGACGCGCTCCGCCGACCGGACGACGCACGGCACCGCCCGGTCCATGGCGTACTGCCCGAGCAGCTGCTCGGTGTACCGCAGCATGTCGTCGCGGCTCGTCGGCGCCCACGCCCACGGCTCGGCGGTCCGGAGCCGGTCGAGGTTCGCCTGTACCAGCTCGTGCACGGCGTCGACCGTGGTCAGGTCGCGGAGCGTGAGCCTGTACCCGTCCCCGAGGTCCCGTCCGGATGCCGCCACGCGTCCGACACTATGCACGCGTCGCCCCGCCGTCCGGTCCGGATCGCGACGGACTTGCCGCGCTCCGGAGAACACCCTGCGTCCCTGCAAGTTTGCACACACTGTACTTCTGCAGCCCGCCGACGGTTACAGTCGAGCCATGTCCGACACCGCGCCCGTGCCCACGATGGGCCTGCGCGACCGCAAGCGCCTCGAGACCCGCCGCCGCATCGCCGGGGCGGCCCGGTCCCTCGCCCTCGAGCACGACCTCGACCGCACCACGATCGAGCAGATCGCCGCGCGCGCGGACGTCTCGCCGCGCACCTTCTTCAACTACTTCGAGAGCAAGGAGGACGCGGTCCTCGGGCACACCGAGCTCGACCTGTCCCCGGAGACCCTCGACGCGCACCTGCAGGCCGTGGCCGGGCGTCCGGTGGTCGAGGCGGTCGTGGACCTGGCGTTCCTGGTGTTCGGCGACTCGTTCGGCGACGAGTCCGAGCGCGTCGACCGCAAGGAGGTCGTCGTCCGCTTCCCCCAGCTCATGCGCCGGCAGGTCGCCCGGATGACGCTGGTGGCCGAGGCGATGACCGGGGCCGTCCGCACGATCCTCGCGCGGGACCCGGCCTGGGGTCCGGACGCGGCGACGCCCGAGGCCGCCGAGATGCTCCTCGGCATGTGCATGACCGGGCTCCGCAGTGCCGCGAAGGGCGACGGGTCCGACCCCGCCGACGTGCGCGCTCGCCTGGTGGCGACCATCCGCGACACCGCGACCCGCCTGGCCTGACCAGCCCCGTGCCTCCAGTCCGTCCGTCGGCACCCGACGCATCCCGTGGGTGAGCAGAAGACGTCGGGTCTCCTTCGAGGACCCGACGTCTTCTGCTCACCCAGGCGAACCCGCGCACCCGCGAACCCGCGCACCCGCTCACCCACGCGAACCCGCGCACCCGCCCACCCGGCGCCCGCGCAGCCCGCTACGGCTTCGTGATGAAGCCCTCCCGCACCATCCAGTCGAACGCAACGTCCGCGGGCTCCCGCCCCTCGACGTCGACCTGCCGGTTCAGCTCCTGCAGCACGGCGTCCGTCAGCTTCGGCGAGATCTGGTCGTACACGTCGCGGAGCTGCGGGTACTCGCGCAGCGTCGCCGAGTCGATCACCGGGGCCACGTTGTACGCCGGGAAGAACCCGCGGTCGTCCTCGAGCACCGTCAGCCCGAGCGACTTGATGCGCCCGTCCGTCGTGAACACCTCGCCGAAGTTGCACTTGCCCCGGTCGGTCGCCGTGTAGACGGTCCCGGTGTCGAGGATGCTGACGTTCGAGGTCGGCACGCCGTTCTCCCCCGAGCCGCCGAGTTCGAGCCCGTACTTCTCGAGCATCGGCTTGAAGCCGTCCGCACGCGAGTTGAACTCCGACTCCACGCAGAACGTGCGCTGGTCGAGCGGCAGCTTCGTGATGTCCGACAGGGTCTGCACGTCGCCGAGCTCGGACACGGCCTCGTCCCGGACCGCGAACGCGTACGTGTTGTTCATCGGCGCCGGCTCGAGCCAGGTCAGCCCGTTGCCGGCGTCCTCCTGCTTCACCGCCTGCCACTGCTCGGTCTTGTCCGGGATCCCCTGCTCGTGGCCCATGAAGGTCAGCCAGGCGGTGCCCGTGTACTCGTACGTGAAGTCCGCACCGTGCGAGGTCATCAGCTCGCGCACCGCGACCGATCCCGGCACGTTCGTCTCGTCCGTGACGTCGAACCCGGCGGCCTTCGCGGCGAGCACCGCGATCTTGCCGAGCACGAGCTGCTCGGTGAAGTTCTTCGACGTCACCGTCAGGTGTGCGTCGTCGGGCAGGTCGTCGATCCGCTGGATCGAGCCGGGTGCCGCTCCGGGGACGAAGGACGCGGCGGGCTGCAGGCCGCAGCCGGTCAGGGCGAGGGCGCTCGCCCCCGCCACGGCGGCGGCGGTCAGGACGCGGCGACGGACCGACGGACGGGAGGCACGGGGTGCGCCCGCAGCGTCGGCTCCGGTCGGGCCGTGGGTCGGGCTGTCGGGGGTCATCGGAGTCCCTTCGGTCGCGCGACCGTCTCGACGACACGGCCGATCCAGTCGATGGTGAGGGCGAGGAGCGCCACGAGGAGCGCCCCGGAGACGAGCACCTTCGGCAGGAACAGGTTCACGCCCGTCGTGATGAGGAGGCCGAGACCACCGGCGCCGACGAAGGTCGCCAGGCTCGCGGTGCCGACGAGCAGCACGAGCGCCGTGCGGATGCCGGAGAGCATCACCGGTACGGCCAGCGGCAGCTCGACCTTGAGCAGGACGGCGAAGGCGCTCATGCCCATGCCCCGCCCGGCCTCGACGAGCCGCTCGTCGACGCTCTGCACGCCGAGCATCGTGTTCCTGAGCACCGGCAGGATCGCGTAGAGCACGAGGGCGACGACCGCGGACCAGCTGTTCAGTCCCAGCCACGCCGCGAGCAGCACGATGAGCCCGACCGCGGGGGCCGCCTGGCCGAAGTTCGCGACGGCGATCACGGCCGTGCTCGCCCGGCGGAACGGCCCGCGGGTGAGCAGCACGCCGAGCGGGATGCCGATCACGAGCACGAGCACCGTCGCCTGCAGGGTCAGCACCAGGTGCTGCCCGGTCAGGTCGAGGATGCCGCTCGGGTTGAGCGTCGAACGCTCGGTCGCCGTCAGGTCCGCCGTGGCGAGCCAGACGACGAACCCGGCGAGGACGACCAGGATCGCGATCGGCTGGACGAGCAGGCCCTTCCACGGGGTGCGCTCGGCGGTGCCGGCTCCGGCGGTCGGGCCGGCGGCGACCGCGGTCACAGCTCCTCCCCGGAGGCGGCGATCGTCGGCGCTGCCGGCGAGGACGGCAGGGTCTCGATCGGGTTCGTGTTCGTGCCGACCGGGGCGTACGCCTGGTCGGACGCGGCGGCCGCACGGGACCGGGTGATGGCGTCCATCACGGTCTCGACGGTGATGACGCCGCGGAAGGACTCGCCGCGACCGGTGACGAGCGCCGCACCGGCACTCGACACGAGCATGGTGTCGAGTGCGTCGTTGAGCGTCGCGGCCTCGCCCACGACGGGCAGGTCGGGCTCGATCCCCTCGGGCACCCGGGTCAGGCGCTCGAGCTGACGGCGGGTCGGCCACCCCACCGGACGCTGGCGCCGGTCGACGACGACGGCGTGCTGGTGCCCGCCGGCCTCGTCCATCCGCTGCAGCACGGCCTTCGTCTCCTCGCCGGCCGAGCAGGTCACCGCGGGGGCGAGCTCGACGTCGCGGACGCGGTTCAGCGTCAGCTGCTTGAGCCCGGCGCCCGAGCCGATGAAGTTCTCGACGAACTCGTTGGCCGGTTCCGCGAGGATCCGCTCCGGGGTGTCGTACTGCACGATGTGCGCGCCCTCGGTGAAGATCACGATCCAGTCACCGAGCTTCACGGCCTCGTCGAAGTCGTGCGTGACGATGACGATCGTCTTGTGCAGCTCCTCCTGGATGCGCAGGAGCTCATCCTGCAGGCGCTGCCGGGTGATCGGGTCGACGGCACCGAAGGGCTCGTCCATGAGCAGGACGGGCGGGTCCGCGGCGAGCGCTCGGGCGACGCCCACGCGCTGCTGCTGCCCGCCGGAGAGCTCGCGGGGGAAGCGGTCGCGGTAGGTGTCCGGGTCGAGCGAGACGAGGTCGAGCAGCTCGTCGACGCGCGCCGCGATCTTCTCCTTCGACCAGCCGAGCATCTTCGGCACGATCGCGATGTTCGCGGCGACCGTCATGTGCGGGAAGAGTCCCCCGGCCTGGATGACGTAGCCCATGCGGCGGCGGAGCTCGTCGCCGTCGATGCTCGTGACGTCCTCGTCGCCGACGACGATGCGGCCCTCGGTCGGCTCGATGAGCCGGTTGATCATCTTGAGGGTCGTGGTCTTGCCGCAGCCGGACGGGCCGACGAGCATGACGACCTTGCCGGCCGGGATCTCGAGCGTGATGCCGTCGACGGCGGGCTTCTGCTGGCCCGGGTAGCGCTTGGTGACCTCGTCGAGCAGGATGCTCCGGCCGGTCACGTCCCCCTCGGGCGCGGTGCCGGATGCGTGGTCGGTGGTGGCGTGGTCAGTGCTGGACACGGATACCTCTCGAGGTGGTCAGGCGGCCGAGGCCGATGAGGAGCAGGTCGAGGACGAGGGCGAGCAGGACGACCCCGATGACCCCGACGACGACCGAGTTCAGGGCGTTCGCCCCGCCGAGGCGGGAGAGGCCCGAGAAGATGAAGCCGCCGAGTCCGGGGCCGAGTGCGTAGGCGGCGATCGCGGCGATGCCCATCACCATCTGCGCGGAGACCCGCACGCCGCTGAGGATGATCGGCCACGCCATCGGGAGCTCGACCTGCACGAGCGTGCGGATCCGGCTCATCCCGATGCCGCGGGCGGACTCCACCACGGTCGGCGGGATCTCGGCGAGCCCGACGACGGCGTTCCGCAGGATCGGCAGCGTGGCGAAGAAGACGACCGTGACGACGGAGGGCACGACGCCGAACCCGAGCGGCACGATGAGCAGGCCGATGACGGCGAAGGACGGCAGCGTGAGGCCGATCGCCGAGATCGCGTTGGCGGCCGAGCTGAGCCGTGGACTGCGGTACACGAGCGTGGCGAGCACCACGGCGATGAGCGTCGCGAGCACCGTGCACTGGACCACCAGCGAGAAGTGCTGCCACGACGAGAACCAGATCTGGTCCCATCGCTCCGAGACGTACTGGAACACGGGTGGGCACCCCTCCCTGTCGGCCGAACGCCCCACTCGACGGGGCACGAACCCGTCCGACCGTACGCAGGACACCCCGTACTTGTACAACGGCAAAGGTTCGGAACAGGACGTTCCTGGGCGTTCGCCCAGACGAGAACCCCTGGTCAGGACGTACCCCTCGGTGTCAACCTGGGAGAGTGGTAACGATACCGAACGACCCTCGGCTATCGGTCGGACCGCGGCAACCCGGACCGCTGGGCGATGTCGACCAGGTGCGCCCGCCACGTCGCCCACTCGTCGGGCGTCTTCGCGGCGAGGTTGCCGTCCCCGTCGCCTGCAAGACCGTCGAGCATCTCGCGGACGATGTCGGCGTGCCCCGCGTGCCGGGCGGTCTCGTACGCCATGTGCACGAGGATCCGGTGGAGCGTGACCTCGCGGCGGTCCTCCGGCCACCACGGGACGACCCCGCGGGCGTCGAGGTCGAGCGCCGCGATCGTCGCGTCGGCGTGCGCGGCGCTCCGGTGGTGGAACGCGACGACGTCGGCCATCGACTCGTCGAGCGACGCGTACATGTCGGCGCCGTCCCACGAGTCGAGCCAGGCCGGGGCGTCCGGCAGCGGCCGGTCGAACACGAGCCCGAGGTACCCGGCCTGCACGCCCGCGACGTGCTTGACCAGGCCGAGCACGTTCGTCCCGGTCGGGGTCAGCGGCCACCGGGCCTGCCGCTCGGCGAGCCCGTCGAGCTTCGCGAGCAGCGCGGCGCGGTGCTTCTGCAGGTACCGGTGCAGCGTCTCCTTGACCATCGCCGCGTCCGTCGTGGGCGTGGTGCCCTCGGCGGACAGCGACGACAGGCCGGTCGCGGCGATCGACGCCGTCGGCTGGGCGGGGGTGACCTCGGGGACCGGATCGGCACTCGTCATGTCGCCGATGCTGCCACCCGTCGGGCCTGCACGCGCTCCGACTCGTGCACCGCGACGCGTTCCGCGGTCAGGAGCAGCGACGCGACCTCGGCGGCCGTGCGCGTCGGGGCGTCGTTCCAGCTCGTCAGGTCGCGGACCCGGGCCATCCGCAGGTCCGGTGCGGGACACCAGGCGACCGGCTGTCCCTCGTCACGGGCCAGTGCGTGCCAGACCAGGTCGAGCGCCCGCTGCACCGGCTGCGAGTGCACCGCCTGCGGACCACCGGCGGCGGAGACGACCGCGCCGACCAGGCACGCGGCGACGAGCGGCCGGCCCTGGACGTCCATCGCCGCGGCACTCGAGGCCTTGCGGACCCGTCCGTGCTCGTCGAGGTACGCGAACCACGCGTGCTGGGTCCAGCCGCGCTCGACGACCTCGCGCGCGGTGGTGAGCAGGCGCTGCAGGTCGTCGAGCTCCCGG
The Curtobacterium citreum genome window above contains:
- a CDS encoding ABC transporter permease, with protein sequence MTAVAAGPTAGAGTAERTPWKGLLVQPIAILVVLAGFVVWLATADLTATERSTLNPSGILDLTGQHLVLTLQATVLVLVIGIPLGVLLTRGPFRRASTAVIAVANFGQAAPAVGLIVLLAAWLGLNSWSAVVALVLYAILPVLRNTMLGVQSVDERLVEAGRGMGMSAFAVLLKVELPLAVPVMLSGIRTALVLLVGTASLATFVGAGGLGLLITTGVNLFLPKVLVSGALLVALLALTIDWIGRVVETVARPKGLR
- a CDS encoding TetR/AcrR family transcriptional regulator, which produces MSDTAPVPTMGLRDRKRLETRRRIAGAARSLALEHDLDRTTIEQIAARADVSPRTFFNYFESKEDAVLGHTELDLSPETLDAHLQAVAGRPVVEAVVDLAFLVFGDSFGDESERVDRKEVVVRFPQLMRRQVARMTLVAEAMTGAVRTILARDPAWGPDAATPEAAEMLLGMCMTGLRSAAKGDGSDPADVRARLVATIRDTATRLA
- a CDS encoding ABC transporter ATP-binding protein, yielding MSSTDHATTDHASGTAPEGDVTGRSILLDEVTKRYPGQQKPAVDGITLEIPAGKVVMLVGPSGCGKTTTLKMINRLIEPTEGRIVVGDEDVTSIDGDELRRRMGYVIQAGGLFPHMTVAANIAIVPKMLGWSKEKIAARVDELLDLVSLDPDTYRDRFPRELSGGQQQRVGVARALAADPPVLLMDEPFGAVDPITRQRLQDELLRIQEELHKTIVIVTHDFDEAVKLGDWIVIFTEGAHIVQYDTPERILAEPANEFVENFIGSGAGLKQLTLNRVRDVELAPAVTCSAGEETKAVLQRMDEAGGHQHAVVVDRRQRPVGWPTRRQLERLTRVPEGIEPDLPVVGEAATLNDALDTMLVSSAGAALVTGRGESFRGVITVETVMDAITRSRAAAASDQAYAPVGTNTNPIETLPSSPAAPTIAASGEEL
- a CDS encoding GNAT family N-acetyltransferase, coding for MAASGRDLGDGYRLTLRDLTTVDAVHELVQANLDRLRTAEPWAWAPTSRDDMLRYTEQLLGQYAMDRAVPCVVRSAERVVGVASLAVDPYLGQASLGYWIDADFEGRGIVRRAASVLVGVARERRAARVEIRTGVDNVRSRALAERLGFVHEGTLRSALPLGPRRIDVAVYGLVF
- a CDS encoding ABC transporter permease produces the protein MFQYVSERWDQIWFSSWQHFSLVVQCTVLATLIAVVLATLVYRSPRLSSAANAISAIGLTLPSFAVIGLLIVPLGFGVVPSVVTVVFFATLPILRNAVVGLAEIPPTVVESARGIGMSRIRTLVQVELPMAWPIILSGVRVSAQMVMGIAAIAAYALGPGLGGFIFSGLSRLGGANALNSVVVGVIGVVLLALVLDLLLIGLGRLTTSRGIRVQH
- a CDS encoding glycine betaine ABC transporter substrate-binding protein — protein: MTPDSPTHGPTGADAAGAPRASRPSVRRRVLTAAAVAGASALALTGCGLQPAASFVPGAAPGSIQRIDDLPDDAHLTVTSKNFTEQLVLGKIAVLAAKAAGFDVTDETNVPGSVAVRELMTSHGADFTYEYTGTAWLTFMGHEQGIPDKTEQWQAVKQEDAGNGLTWLEPAPMNNTYAFAVRDEAVSELGDVQTLSDITKLPLDQRTFCVESEFNSRADGFKPMLEKYGLELGGSGENGVPTSNVSILDTGTVYTATDRGKCNFGEVFTTDGRIKSLGLTVLEDDRGFFPAYNVAPVIDSATLREYPQLRDVYDQISPKLTDAVLQELNRQVDVEGREPADVAFDWMVREGFITKP
- a CDS encoding DinB family protein, which gives rise to MTSADPVPEVTPAQPTASIAATGLSSLSAEGTTPTTDAAMVKETLHRYLQKHRAALLAKLDGLAERQARWPLTPTGTNVLGLVKHVAGVQAGYLGLVFDRPLPDAPAWLDSWDGADMYASLDESMADVVAFHHRSAAHADATIAALDLDARGVVPWWPEDRREVTLHRILVHMAYETARHAGHADIVREMLDGLAGDGDGNLAAKTPDEWATWRAHLVDIAQRSGLPRSDR
- a CDS encoding DUF6197 family protein produces the protein MTLEFRVPHDVDTDASPAPSAPAADRPRHGLRALLDRWAVRRAAARDRRIVEHLRELDDLQRLLTTAREVVERGWTQHAWFAYLDEHGRVRKASSAAAMDVQGRPLVAACLVGAVVSAAGGPQAVHSQPVQRALDLVWHALARDEGQPVAWCPAPDLRMARVRDLTSWNDAPTRTAAEVASLLLTAERVAVHESERVQARRVAASAT